In Eublepharis macularius isolate TG4126 chromosome 4, MPM_Emac_v1.0, whole genome shotgun sequence, the following are encoded in one genomic region:
- the UBA3 gene encoding NEDD8-activating enzyme E1 catalytic subunit isoform X1: MADGEEPEKKRRRLEERQREMGMAVDGGCGDNGDWEGRWNHVKKFLERSGPFTHPDFEPGTQPLDFLLNTCKVLVIGAGGLGCELLKNLALTGFRQIHVIDMDTIDVSNLNRQFLFRPKDVGRPKAEVAAEFLNSRIPNCAVVPHYKKIQDLDESFYRQFHIVVCGLDSILARRWINGMLMSLLNYEDGVLDPGSIIPLIDGGTEGFKGNARVIIPGMTACIECTLELYPPQVNFPMCTIASMPRLPEHCIEYVRILQWPKEQPFGERVPLDGDDPEHIQWIYERSLERASQFNIKGLTYRLTQGVVKRIIPAVASTNAVIAAICATEVFKIATSAYIPLNNYLVFNDVDGLYTYTFEAERKENCLACSQLPQNIEFSPSAKLQEVLDYLINSASLQMKSPAITATVYGRNKTLYLQSVTSIEERTRPNLSKTLKELGLVDGQELAVADVTTPQTLLFKLHFTT; the protein is encoded by the exons ATGGCGGATGGTGAGGAGCC ggAGAAGAAAAGAAGGAGGCTAGAGGAGCGGCAGAGAGAGATGGG AATGGCTGTTGATGGTGGGTGTGGGGACAATGGAGACTGGGAAGGTCGCTGGAACCATGTAAAGAAGTTCCTCGAGCGATCTGGACCATTCACACACCCTGATTTCGAGCCAGGCACTCAA CCTCTTGACTTTCTGTTAAACACGTGTAAAGTTCTAGTTATTGGAGCAGGAGGATTAGGATGTGAACTTCTGAAAAATCTG GCATTGACTGGTTTTAGACAGATTCATGTCATTGATATGGATACTATTGATGTATCTAATTTGAATAGACAGTTTTTGTTTCG ACCTAAAGATGTTGGGCGGCCTAAAGCAGAAGTTGCTGCTGAATTTCTAAATAGTCGAATTCCTAATTGTGCTGTTGTACC ACATTATAAAAAGATTCAGGACCTGGATGAATCGTTCTATCGAC AATTTCATATAGTTGTGTGTGGTTTGGATTCAATACTTGCAAGAAGATGGATAAATGGCATGCTG ATGTCACTTTTAAACTATGAAGATGGGGTGTTGGATCCAGGTTCCATCATACCTTTGATTGATGGAGGAACTGAAGGCTTTAAAGGAAATGCACGTGTGATTATTCCAGGCATGACAGCTTGTATTGAATGTACACTTGAACTTTATCCACCTCAG GTAAATTTTCCTATGTGTACAATTGCTTCAATGCCTCGGCTACCAGAACATTGTATTGAGTATGTCAGGATATTGCAGTGGCCCAAGGAACAACCTTTTGGAG AGCGTGTTCCCTTAGATGGAGATGATCCTGAGCATATACAATGGATTTATGAGAGGTCTTTAGAGAGGGCATCACAATTTAATATTAAAGGACTAACCTACAGGCTTACACAAG GGGTTGTAAAGCGAATCATTCCAGCAGTAGCTTCTACCAATGCTGTCATTGCAG CTATATGTGCCACTGAAGTTTTTAAAATAGCTACAAG tGCATACATACCTCTGAACAACTACTTAGTTTTCAATGATGTAGACGGTCTCTACACATACACATTTGAAGCTGAAAGGAAG GAGAATTGTCTGGCTTGTAGCCAGCTCCCCCAAAACATAGAATTTTCTCCATCAGCTAAACTGCAGGAAGTCTTGGATTATTTGATAAACAGTGCTTCATT ACAAATGAAATCTCCAGCAATAACAGCTACAGTGTATGGGAGGAATAAAACGCTTTACTTACAG tcaGTAACTTCAATTGAAGAACGAACGAGGCCAAATCTTTCAAAAACTTTAAAAG AGTTGGGACTTGTTGATGGTCAAGAACTTGCAGTCGCAGATGTCACTACACCACAGACTTTGCTCTTCAAACTACATTTCACTACTTGA
- the UBA3 gene encoding NEDD8-activating enzyme E1 catalytic subunit isoform X2, whose product MADGEEPMAVDGGCGDNGDWEGRWNHVKKFLERSGPFTHPDFEPGTQPLDFLLNTCKVLVIGAGGLGCELLKNLALTGFRQIHVIDMDTIDVSNLNRQFLFRPKDVGRPKAEVAAEFLNSRIPNCAVVPHYKKIQDLDESFYRQFHIVVCGLDSILARRWINGMLMSLLNYEDGVLDPGSIIPLIDGGTEGFKGNARVIIPGMTACIECTLELYPPQVNFPMCTIASMPRLPEHCIEYVRILQWPKEQPFGERVPLDGDDPEHIQWIYERSLERASQFNIKGLTYRLTQGVVKRIIPAVASTNAVIAAICATEVFKIATSAYIPLNNYLVFNDVDGLYTYTFEAERKENCLACSQLPQNIEFSPSAKLQEVLDYLINSASLQMKSPAITATVYGRNKTLYLQSVTSIEERTRPNLSKTLKELGLVDGQELAVADVTTPQTLLFKLHFTT is encoded by the exons ATGGCGGATGGTGAGGAGCC AATGGCTGTTGATGGTGGGTGTGGGGACAATGGAGACTGGGAAGGTCGCTGGAACCATGTAAAGAAGTTCCTCGAGCGATCTGGACCATTCACACACCCTGATTTCGAGCCAGGCACTCAA CCTCTTGACTTTCTGTTAAACACGTGTAAAGTTCTAGTTATTGGAGCAGGAGGATTAGGATGTGAACTTCTGAAAAATCTG GCATTGACTGGTTTTAGACAGATTCATGTCATTGATATGGATACTATTGATGTATCTAATTTGAATAGACAGTTTTTGTTTCG ACCTAAAGATGTTGGGCGGCCTAAAGCAGAAGTTGCTGCTGAATTTCTAAATAGTCGAATTCCTAATTGTGCTGTTGTACC ACATTATAAAAAGATTCAGGACCTGGATGAATCGTTCTATCGAC AATTTCATATAGTTGTGTGTGGTTTGGATTCAATACTTGCAAGAAGATGGATAAATGGCATGCTG ATGTCACTTTTAAACTATGAAGATGGGGTGTTGGATCCAGGTTCCATCATACCTTTGATTGATGGAGGAACTGAAGGCTTTAAAGGAAATGCACGTGTGATTATTCCAGGCATGACAGCTTGTATTGAATGTACACTTGAACTTTATCCACCTCAG GTAAATTTTCCTATGTGTACAATTGCTTCAATGCCTCGGCTACCAGAACATTGTATTGAGTATGTCAGGATATTGCAGTGGCCCAAGGAACAACCTTTTGGAG AGCGTGTTCCCTTAGATGGAGATGATCCTGAGCATATACAATGGATTTATGAGAGGTCTTTAGAGAGGGCATCACAATTTAATATTAAAGGACTAACCTACAGGCTTACACAAG GGGTTGTAAAGCGAATCATTCCAGCAGTAGCTTCTACCAATGCTGTCATTGCAG CTATATGTGCCACTGAAGTTTTTAAAATAGCTACAAG tGCATACATACCTCTGAACAACTACTTAGTTTTCAATGATGTAGACGGTCTCTACACATACACATTTGAAGCTGAAAGGAAG GAGAATTGTCTGGCTTGTAGCCAGCTCCCCCAAAACATAGAATTTTCTCCATCAGCTAAACTGCAGGAAGTCTTGGATTATTTGATAAACAGTGCTTCATT ACAAATGAAATCTCCAGCAATAACAGCTACAGTGTATGGGAGGAATAAAACGCTTTACTTACAG tcaGTAACTTCAATTGAAGAACGAACGAGGCCAAATCTTTCAAAAACTTTAAAAG AGTTGGGACTTGTTGATGGTCAAGAACTTGCAGTCGCAGATGTCACTACACCACAGACTTTGCTCTTCAAACTACATTTCACTACTTGA